In Plasmodium gaboni strain SY75 chromosome 14, whole genome shotgun sequence, one genomic interval encodes:
- a CDS encoding putative ATP synthase (C/AC39) subunit gives MELCFYNSKNGYLEALLRGFRSSFLTPEEYKKLTEADTLEDLKSVLEDTDYGTFMMDEPSPIAVTTIAQKCKEKMAHEFNYIRAQAEEPLRTFLDYIAKEKMIDNVISLIQGTLNKKPADELLSRVDPLGYFPQMKAITTMDVQNSYDDVLKVLLIETPIGSYFDQYISANSSNENNNVTNILSDMDIEILRNTLKKAWLEDFYNFIRKLGGKTEEVMGHILKSVADFRVLSVTLNTINSSLSLELQKDRNDMFPCFGYLYPEGTDRIRKCWNNETVQAALENYPIYYNLYEECKQFYMKNDNANENKIVDHKIKSLEDILYVKLVKLCETAFDQHCHFGIFYAWVKLKEQEIRNIVWISDMILMNRKDCIDSIVPIFEPHI, from the coding sequence ATGGAgttatgtttttataattcaaaaaatgGCTATTTGGAAGCCTTATTAAGAGGTTTTCGTAGTAGTTTTTTAACACCagaagaatataaaaaattaactGAAGCGGACACATTGGAAGATTTAAAGTCTGTTTTAGAGGACACAGACTATGGTACTTTTATGATGGATGAACCTTCTCCAATTGCAGTAACAACTATTGCCCAAAAAtgtaaagaaaaaatgGCACATgaatttaattatataagaGCTCAAGCAGAAGAACCTTTAAGAACATTTTTAGATTATATAGCAAAGGAAAAAATGATTGATAATGTTATAAGTTTAATTCAAGGAactttaaataaaaaaccagcagatgaattattatcaaGAGTAGATCCTTTAGGTTATTTTCCACAAATGAAAGCTATAACTACTATGGATGTTCAAAATTCATATGATGATGTTTTAAAAGTTTTATTAATTGAAACTCCTATAGGATCATATTTTGATCAATATATTTCAGCTAATTCTTctaatgaaaataataatgttacCAACATACTTAGCGATATGGATATTGAAATATTGAGAAATACTTTAAAAAAAGCTTGGTTAGAAGATTtctataattttataagaaaattAGGAGGAAAAACTGAAGAAGTAATGGgacatatattaaaaagtGTAGCAGATTTTCGTGTACTTTCTGTTACTTTAAATACTATCAATTCTAGTTTAAGTCTAGAGTTACAAAAAGATAGAAATGATATGTTTCCATGTTTTGGTTATTTATACCCAGAAGGTACAGATCGAATAAGAAAATGTTGGAATAATGAAACTGTTCAAGCGGCATTAGAAAATTATCcaatttattataatcttTATGAAGAATGTAAACAATTCTATATGAAAAACGATAATGctaatgaaaataaaattgtagatcataaaattaaatcattggaagatatattatatgttaaaCTTGTCAAATTATGTGAAACGGCTTTTGACCAACATTGTCATTTTGGAATCTTTTATGCTTGGGTCAAATTAAAGGAACAAGAAATTAGAAATATTGTATGGATTTCAGATATGATTTTAATGAATAGAAAAGATTGTATTGATAGTATTGTTCCAATATTTGAACCCCatatctaa